The proteins below come from a single bacterium genomic window:
- a CDS encoding acyl-CoA/acyl-ACP dehydrogenase produces the protein MTTAPSIAERAPHATPPPSTAELLSRVEELGPRFRHRMPDLDAEPAFPHENFAEAKEAELHKLCVPVDYGGFGYWQPGNYSGWYEMLERLAYWDTNTAQLLQVHNHAAGIIAWHGTDAQRRYFMPRIVDGAFCASLGSEAHLYENGAERLESELTKVDGGYTLTTRKGFASVAAIATYLMVWAAVEGDEPYAMRMVFAVVDKESEGVELLDDWQMLGMRSTISCGVKFTDVFIPDDHVVGVPGGWVASDPRTFSCAYAANHIGSAQAAFDFIAGYIKDRDDLSGSEVVRVRLGRMDAKLFAARECLRATAARLDRGDDPDSVEADAVRTMHLAKDAVLSIPYEGFDLLGARACHERYPLGQMMRDARTFTLHFRDDLYVERLAEIALGKGFSAKGGRGGSTPFEGTTAQLGQAHAGA, from the coding sequence ATGACAACAGCACCGTCCATAGCCGAAAGAGCCCCGCACGCCACACCACCGCCCTCGACGGCGGAGCTGCTGTCCCGGGTGGAAGAGCTCGGACCGCGTTTTCGGCACCGGATGCCCGACCTGGACGCCGAGCCGGCCTTCCCGCATGAGAACTTCGCCGAGGCCAAAGAGGCCGAACTGCACAAGCTCTGCGTCCCGGTGGACTACGGCGGTTTCGGCTATTGGCAGCCCGGCAACTACAGCGGCTGGTACGAGATGTTGGAGCGGCTCGCCTATTGGGACACCAACACTGCGCAGCTGCTGCAAGTCCACAACCATGCCGCCGGCATCATCGCCTGGCACGGCACCGACGCCCAGCGCCGCTACTTCATGCCCCGCATCGTGGATGGCGCGTTCTGCGCATCGCTCGGGTCGGAGGCCCACCTGTATGAGAACGGCGCCGAGCGGCTGGAGTCGGAGCTGACGAAGGTGGACGGCGGCTACACGCTCACCACCCGCAAGGGCTTCGCCTCCGTCGCCGCCATTGCCACGTACCTGATGGTGTGGGCCGCGGTGGAGGGCGACGAACCCTACGCCATGAGGATGGTGTTCGCGGTGGTCGACAAGGAGTCGGAGGGGGTGGAGCTGCTGGACGACTGGCAGATGCTGGGCATGCGCTCAACAATATCCTGCGGAGTGAAGTTCACCGATGTGTTCATTCCCGATGACCACGTTGTGGGTGTGCCGGGCGGATGGGTGGCCAGCGATCCCCGCACGTTCTCATGCGCTTACGCGGCCAACCACATCGGATCGGCTCAAGCCGCCTTCGACTTCATCGCCGGCTACATCAAGGACCGAGACGACCTCAGCGGCTCCGAGGTGGTGCGGGTGCGCCTCGGGCGCATGGATGCCAAGCTGTTCGCGGCCCGGGAGTGCCTGCGGGCCACCGCCGCCCGCCTAGACCGGGGCGACGATCCCGACAGCGTGGAGGCCGATGCGGTGAGGACCATGCACCTGGCCAAAGACGCCGTGCTGTCGATCCCCTATGAGGGCTTCGACCTGCTGGGGGCCCGGGCCTGCCACGAGCGCTACCCGCTGGGCCAGATGATGCGCGACGCCCGCACGTTCACGCTGCACTTCCGCGACGACCTGTACGTGGAGCGCCTGGCCGAGATCGCGCTGGGCAAGGGGTTCTCCGCCAAGGGCGGCAGGGGCGGCTCGACGCCCTTCGAGGGCACCACGGCCCAGCTCGGCCAAGCCCATGCCGGGGCGTGA
- a CDS encoding M20/M25/M40 family metallo-hydrolase: MDPLPSESGEEVIDLLARLVAFETESGAPNQALVDFCAERATQAGAHGRAVGGPSGRSNLHLRFGPDEPGGLLLSGHTDVVPAGSGWSTNPYRLTEKQGRLQGRGTADMKGFIAAALAVASSLDHRKLRKPLHLALSYDEEIGCIGVRGLLDHLAAQPACRPEAALVGEPTSMHLAIAHTGKTAHRVAIQCPAGHSSRARTEPSAISEAVKLGAAIDALNTGGGASAGEAFVSANIGSIDGGAGLNVLAPKCELAFEVRFDASAAVDALVAPIWGEIERINAELAPVGGSVHTAELADYPALHTDSTLPAVQKLGSAMGTDETTAVAFGCEAGLYAQRLGVPTVIAGPGDIADAHKPDEHIHPAQLQRCAEALHKAVNAFCFLP, from the coding sequence TTGGATCCCCTCCCAAGCGAGTCGGGCGAGGAGGTCATCGATCTCCTCGCCCGGCTTGTGGCCTTCGAGACAGAAAGCGGCGCGCCCAACCAAGCGCTGGTCGATTTCTGCGCTGAGCGCGCCACCCAAGCCGGGGCCCATGGGCGCGCCGTGGGGGGCCCGAGCGGGCGGTCCAATCTGCACCTGCGCTTCGGCCCCGACGAGCCGGGAGGGCTGCTCCTGTCGGGGCACACCGACGTGGTGCCGGCAGGGTCGGGCTGGTCTACCAACCCCTATCGTCTCACCGAGAAGCAGGGGCGGCTCCAAGGCCGGGGAACCGCCGACATGAAGGGCTTCATCGCCGCGGCGCTGGCCGTGGCCTCTTCCCTCGACCACCGCAAGCTGCGCAAGCCATTGCACCTGGCGCTGAGCTACGACGAGGAGATCGGCTGCATCGGAGTGAGGGGACTGCTGGACCACCTGGCGGCCCAGCCCGCCTGCCGCCCCGAGGCAGCGCTGGTCGGCGAGCCGACCTCCATGCATCTGGCCATCGCCCATACCGGCAAGACCGCCCACCGCGTCGCCATTCAATGCCCGGCTGGCCATTCCAGCCGAGCCCGGACCGAGCCCAGCGCGATCTCCGAGGCCGTCAAGCTGGGCGCGGCCATAGATGCGCTGAACACGGGCGGGGGGGCATCCGCGGGGGAGGCATTCGTGTCGGCCAACATCGGCTCGATCGACGGGGGTGCTGGGCTCAACGTTCTGGCCCCGAAGTGCGAGCTGGCCTTCGAAGTCCGCTTTGACGCCTCAGCCGCCGTCGATGCCCTGGTTGCTCCGATCTGGGGAGAGATCGAGCGGATCAACGCCGAGTTGGCCCCCGTCGGCGGCTCGGTCCACACCGCCGAATTGGCCGACTACCCCGCACTGCACACTGATTCCACACTGCCAGCGGTACAGAAGCTGGGGTCGGCGATGGGAACTGACGAAACCACAGCCGTCGCGTTCGGCTGCGAGGCGGGGCTGTATGCCCAGCGCCTGGGCGTGCCCACCGTGATCGCCGGTCCCGGCGACATCGCCGACGCCCACAAACCAGACGAGCACATCCACCCCGCGCAGCTCCAGCGCTGCGCCGAAGCACTGCACAAGGCCGTCAACGCCTTCTGCTTCTTGCCGTAA
- a CDS encoding RidA family protein: protein MNSRVRKFNTRDTYPDQSLDNDLCQAVVANNTVYLRGQVGTDFDGNLVGRGDPAAQAEQAMANVFQLLEEAGSEPGHIVKITVYITDPRHREPVYQVIGRWLKGVYPVSTGLVVSGLARPEWLMEIDVIAVIPESDGEEGRP from the coding sequence GTGAACAGTCGGGTGCGCAAGTTCAACACCCGCGACACCTACCCCGACCAGAGCCTCGACAACGACCTCTGCCAAGCGGTGGTGGCCAACAACACGGTGTACCTGCGTGGCCAGGTGGGCACCGACTTCGACGGCAACCTGGTGGGGCGGGGCGACCCCGCGGCCCAAGCCGAGCAGGCCATGGCCAACGTGTTCCAACTGCTCGAGGAGGCCGGAAGCGAACCGGGCCATATCGTGAAGATCACGGTGTACATCACCGACCCCCGCCACCGCGAGCCCGTCTACCAGGTGATCGGACGCTGGCTCAAGGGGGTGTACCCGGTGTCCACCGGGTTGGTGGTGTCGGGGCTGGCCCGCCCGGAGTGGCTGATGGAGATAGACGTGATCGCTGTGATCCCCGAGAGCGATGGTGAGGAGGGGCGCCCGTGA
- the hutI gene encoding imidazolonepropionase: MSDLNVVGAANIATVRDRGGPRRGAGQNEMDLVAGGAIAIRGGRIAAVGHIDEVMSEWGDPSVPVLDAANKTVLPGLVECHSHALFGGERHQEYAERLGGASLAEVAARGGGIWASVVASRETGDDEFRERLARAYERVLVGGVTTLEVKSGYGLTVAEELRELRLLEESRAHTPLQLVVTFLGAHVVPRDIDGNGHPSDVYTDLIVNEMLPAVAGQQIAQFHDVTVEDGYFTPDQARRLIEAGRAVGLEPRVHADAWKPSQGWATAAGADAVSAEHLTYTPDDEIRDVGRSDTIAVVLPIAELIYMTDRRANARAFVDNEVPLAVSTDYCSSIHATSLLTTMATAAPWFRLTPAEVVVGATLNAAYSIGLSAECGSLDIGKRGDLIVLDCPHPNELFLAPGAPLLDQVVIEGSVAWNRQAPVGT, translated from the coding sequence GTGAGCGATCTCAACGTGGTGGGCGCGGCGAACATCGCCACGGTGCGAGACCGCGGCGGCCCTCGCCGGGGTGCTGGGCAAAACGAGATGGACCTGGTTGCCGGCGGCGCGATTGCGATCCGCGGCGGCCGAATCGCCGCCGTCGGCCATATCGACGAGGTGATGTCGGAATGGGGCGACCCGTCGGTTCCGGTGCTGGACGCGGCGAACAAGACGGTGCTGCCCGGCCTGGTGGAATGCCACTCCCATGCCCTGTTCGGCGGAGAGCGCCACCAGGAGTATGCCGAGCGTCTCGGCGGGGCCAGCCTGGCCGAGGTGGCCGCCCGCGGCGGCGGCATCTGGGCCAGCGTGGTGGCAAGCCGAGAGACAGGCGACGACGAGTTCCGCGAGCGGCTGGCCCGGGCCTATGAACGGGTCTTGGTAGGAGGGGTGACCACGCTGGAGGTCAAATCGGGCTACGGGCTGACCGTGGCTGAGGAACTGCGGGAGCTGCGGCTGCTCGAAGAGTCGCGGGCCCACACACCGCTCCAGTTGGTGGTGACCTTTCTGGGCGCCCATGTCGTGCCCCGCGACATCGACGGCAACGGGCACCCGTCTGATGTCTACACCGACCTGATCGTCAACGAGATGCTCCCGGCCGTGGCCGGCCAGCAGATCGCCCAGTTCCACGATGTCACAGTCGAAGACGGCTACTTCACCCCCGACCAAGCCCGCAGGCTCATCGAGGCCGGCCGGGCCGTGGGACTCGAGCCGAGAGTCCACGCCGACGCCTGGAAACCCTCGCAGGGGTGGGCCACCGCCGCCGGCGCCGACGCCGTCAGCGCCGAGCACCTCACCTACACCCCCGACGACGAGATCCGCGATGTGGGCCGATCCGACACCATCGCCGTGGTTCTGCCCATCGCCGAGTTGATCTACATGACTGATCGGCGGGCCAATGCCCGGGCTTTTGTCGACAACGAGGTGCCGCTGGCCGTCTCCACCGACTACTGCTCGTCGATCCACGCCACGTCGCTGCTGACCACCATGGCCACCGCCGCCCCCTGGTTCCGGCTGACCCCAGCCGAGGTTGTGGTGGGCGCCACGCTGAACGCGGCTTACAGTATCGGCCTCAGCGCCGAGTGCGGCTCTCTCGATATCGGCAAGCGGGGCGACCTCATCGTGCTCGACTGCCCTCATCCCAACGAGCTCTTCCTCGCTCCTGGCGCCCCGCTGCTCGACCAGGTGGTGATCGAAGGCTCGGTGGCCTGGAACAGGCAAGCACCCGTGGGAACTTGA
- a CDS encoding ABC transporter permease, with protein MSRSRPGERVPKLAIGSASALVYAFFYLPVAVLVLFSFNQARTGGRWAGFTTEWYSALADNERLITATWNSLFIAIVSTAIAVVFGTMLSLALDRRVFRGRTAAQQVVYLPVIAPEIVTGVALLAFFSLTLGRLNDILGRDAQDAIRMGRPTIIIAHVAFCTAFVALVVRASLRTLDPALEEAAQDLGANAWTTFWKVTLPSIMPGVLGGALLAFTLSLDNFVITFFVSGPGATTLPIEVFGQLRRTISPQVNAVSTLIFGASTLLLTGALAIQSAVSRRRTRLDQSPDAALGQDVDSGTPAAAPAQDADPDGLHASGPGPRATQATHT; from the coding sequence GTGAGCCGCAGCCGTCCCGGCGAGCGGGTGCCGAAGCTGGCGATCGGGTCGGCGTCGGCGCTGGTGTACGCGTTCTTCTACCTACCGGTCGCGGTTCTGGTGCTGTTCTCGTTCAACCAGGCCCGCACCGGAGGCCGCTGGGCCGGCTTCACCACCGAGTGGTACTCGGCGCTGGCCGACAACGAGCGGCTGATAACGGCCACCTGGAACTCGCTGTTCATCGCCATCGTCTCCACCGCGATCGCCGTGGTGTTTGGAACCATGCTGTCGCTGGCCCTCGACCGGCGGGTCTTCCGGGGCCGAACCGCAGCCCAGCAGGTGGTGTACCTGCCGGTCATCGCCCCGGAAATCGTGACCGGGGTGGCGCTGCTGGCCTTCTTCTCCCTCACGCTGGGCCGCCTCAACGACATCTTGGGCCGCGATGCCCAAGACGCCATCCGGATGGGACGGCCCACGATCATCATCGCCCACGTCGCCTTCTGCACCGCCTTCGTGGCCCTGGTGGTGCGGGCCAGCCTGCGTACCCTCGACCCGGCGTTGGAGGAGGCCGCTCAAGACCTCGGCGCCAACGCCTGGACAACCTTCTGGAAGGTGACGCTGCCGTCGATCATGCCCGGCGTGCTCGGCGGGGCGCTGCTGGCGTTCACCCTCTCGCTGGACAACTTCGTGATCACCTTCTTCGTGAGCGGTCCGGGCGCGACCACTTTGCCCATCGAAGTCTTCGGCCAGCTCCGACGCACCATCAGCCCTCAGGTAAATGCGGTGTCCACGCTGATCTTCGGGGCATCGACGCTGCTACTCACCGGTGCGCTGGCAATCCAATCGGCGGTCTCACGACGACGCACCCGGCTGGACCAGAGCCCCGACGCCGCCCTCGGCCAAGACGTCGACTCGGGCACCCCCGCCGCCGCCCCGGCCCAAGACGCCGACCCCGATGGCCTTCATGCCTCGGGGCCGGGACCAAGAGCTACCCAAGCAACCCACACCTGA
- a CDS encoding spermidine/putrescine ABC transporter substrate-binding protein, producing the protein MTKSTKKTSGPTFLDQLANWAGSRRLWLRLLAVTLVFGLVAAACGNDDDDGAQPEPAAPATEAPAPEPAPTEAPAPEPAPTDPPATEMPASDRCGDPDRLGDSINFLNWADYIDVAVLDMFEEECGVSVTMDTHVANEEAVAKVDAGNSGYSLVIVTDYAVEIMSSQGLLQALDMGEIPNVANIDTNQMDPYYDPGNVYSLPYQYSTTGFAFDVAAFDTPPTSYSAIFDENPLCGQSSLLEDQREVLGAALVYLGYDWNETSQAAHDEALELVLDARDCVTGFDSANYIGNLASGEVLAAQSWGFAAGIAYLDNPNIRYIIPDEGGTIWQDNFVIPADAPDPYTAHVLINYMLEPDIGALITEFTIGYTPNVLVPPLLSDGYHEVIAGTGLELTDDIRDRLVWQVRSEEHSIFADTWSQIIAAG; encoded by the coding sequence ATGACCAAATCAACCAAGAAAACCAGCGGTCCAACGTTCTTGGACCAACTGGCCAATTGGGCTGGCAGCCGAAGGCTTTGGCTGCGGCTGCTGGCTGTGACTCTCGTATTCGGACTCGTTGCCGCGGCTTGTGGCAACGACGACGATGACGGGGCCCAGCCCGAGCCGGCCGCCCCGGCCACCGAGGCCCCGGCACCCGAGCCGGCACCCACCGAGGCCCCGGCACCCGAGCCGGCACCCACCGACCCTCCGGCCACCGAGATGCCGGCCTCGGATCGCTGCGGTGATCCCGACCGGCTCGGCGATTCGATCAACTTCTTGAACTGGGCCGACTACATCGACGTGGCCGTTCTCGACATGTTCGAGGAGGAGTGCGGAGTGAGCGTGACGATGGACACCCACGTGGCCAACGAGGAGGCCGTGGCCAAGGTGGACGCGGGCAACTCCGGCTACAGCCTGGTGATCGTCACCGACTACGCGGTGGAGATCATGTCGTCGCAGGGTCTGCTCCAAGCACTCGACATGGGCGAGATTCCCAACGTCGCCAACATCGACACGAACCAGATGGACCCCTACTACGACCCGGGCAATGTCTATTCGCTGCCCTATCAGTATTCGACCACCGGTTTCGCCTTTGACGTGGCTGCCTTCGACACGCCGCCCACCAGCTACAGCGCCATCTTCGACGAGAACCCGCTGTGCGGGCAGTCGTCGCTGCTCGAAGACCAGCGCGAGGTGCTCGGCGCCGCGCTCGTCTATTTGGGATACGACTGGAACGAGACCTCCCAGGCCGCTCACGACGAGGCCCTGGAGCTGGTGCTCGACGCCCGCGACTGCGTGACGGGGTTCGACTCGGCCAACTACATCGGCAACCTGGCCAGCGGCGAGGTTCTGGCCGCCCAGTCGTGGGGGTTCGCGGCCGGCATCGCCTACCTCGACAACCCGAACATCCGCTACATCATCCCCGATGAGGGTGGGACCATCTGGCAGGACAACTTTGTGATCCCCGCCGATGCCCCCGATCCGTACACCGCCCATGTGCTGATCAACTACATGCTCGAGCCCGACATCGGCGCGCTGATCACCGAGTTCACCATCGGCTACACCCCGAATGTGCTGGTGCCGCCGCTGCTCTCAGACGGCTATCACGAGGTCATCGCCGGCACCGGCCTGGAGCTGACCGACGACATCCGCGACAGGCTGGTGTGGCAGGTGCGAAGCGAAGAGCACTCCATCTTCGCCGACACCTGGTCGCAGATCATCGCGGCCGGCTGA
- a CDS encoding ABC transporter permease: MEARHRVPGGMMAKQARARRRVVPLLAPGLLWISVAYVVPGVLIVVYSLLTPKLGGGVVWEATFDSWDQIVAKGRRSTAGWGTIGSAAVRGIAATAAASVPAIAAARYLGRRISRSLALAGLFGGLVAINHLASAYNNYTAVFARSVVWSVLATIICITLALPLAVFISSRHSTVTKNALLIAVMIPFWTSMLVRTYAIRFLLANTGPVNNFLETLGMDRIVFLNTRFAVILGLVYTALPFMVLPLYAASERVDRAQMEAARDLGARPPQVFADVFVPMVKPGLIVGGVMVFVLSVSQYLVPTLLGGGKTNMIANLLELQFGEAFNWPLGAAIAALFSVITLAGLYATVGRRDQEQLL, from the coding sequence GTGGAATGATGGCCAAGCAAGCTCGTGCCCGGCGCCGCGTCGTCCCGCTGCTGGCCCCTGGCCTGCTGTGGATCTCGGTGGCCTATGTGGTCCCGGGCGTGCTGATCGTGGTCTACTCGCTCCTCACCCCCAAGCTCGGCGGCGGCGTGGTCTGGGAGGCGACCTTCGACTCTTGGGACCAGATCGTGGCCAAGGGCCGACGGTCCACCGCAGGCTGGGGCACCATCGGCTCGGCCGCGGTGCGGGGCATTGCCGCCACCGCGGCAGCCTCGGTCCCGGCTATTGCGGCCGCCCGCTATCTGGGCCGTCGCATCTCCCGGAGCCTGGCATTGGCCGGGCTGTTCGGCGGACTGGTGGCGATCAACCACCTGGCCAGTGCGTACAACAACTACACCGCGGTCTTCGCCCGGTCGGTGGTGTGGTCGGTGCTGGCCACGATCATCTGCATAACCCTCGCCCTGCCGCTGGCCGTTTTCATCTCGTCGCGCCACAGCACGGTCACCAAGAACGCCCTGCTCATCGCGGTGATGATCCCGTTTTGGACGTCGATGCTGGTGCGCACCTATGCCATCCGGTTCCTGCTGGCGAACACCGGGCCGGTCAACAACTTCCTGGAGACGCTCGGCATGGACCGGATCGTGTTCTTGAACACCCGTTTCGCGGTGATCCTCGGGCTGGTCTACACCGCGCTGCCGTTCATGGTGCTGCCGCTGTACGCGGCCTCCGAGCGAGTCGATCGAGCGCAGATGGAAGCCGCCCGCGACCTGGGCGCCCGTCCTCCGCAGGTGTTTGCCGACGTGTTCGTGCCCATGGTCAAGCCGGGCCTGATCGTGGGCGGGGTCATGGTCTTCGTGCTCTCGGTGTCGCAATACCTGGTCCCTACCCTTTTGGGCGGCGGCAAGACCAACATGATCGCCAACCTGCTCGAGCTCCAGTTCGGAGAGGCGTTCAACTGGCCGCTGGGCGCGGCCATTGCCGCCCTGTTCAGCGTGATCACCCTGGCCGGCCTGTATGCGACAGTGGGCCGCCGCGACCAGGAGCAGCTTCTGTGA